In one window of Shewanella goraebulensis DNA:
- a CDS encoding Vgb family protein, giving the protein MTLLKLSKSNLPTIGSLLILALSPKSVISNEIENTVNQLCSTCHRVSNLERSSGYSKQDWNSLVSYMVDVDASNKKLNQISEYLAEKYPINDKRASKVIEGDIKLQFKYWQVPTLGQRARDPVQGKDGIIWWVGQWGNILGRLDPISGDLKEYTLPDGTYPHSVSLDKDLRPWFLGNKNGTVGYLDLNTETFKVFKMPDKNARDPHTGVFDNKGLFWFTLQHSNMIGKLDPSTGDIQLVSLPTPNSRPYGIKLDSNGTPWVSCNGSNCLIKVNKQTMALDEITLPGKETHTRRLAITSDDMVYYVNSGMGKLGKYNTKTGEVSEWNTPSGKESHPYAIEYADGAIWFNESAKRPETLVRFDLKTQKMQSWQIPSKEGVYSGLIRHMRMGNNGLIIHQTTTNQLAEVTWSK; this is encoded by the coding sequence ATGACACTTCTCAAACTATCAAAAAGCAACCTACCAACTATTGGGTCATTATTAATTTTAGCATTATCCCCTAAGTCAGTGATCAGTAATGAGATTGAGAATACGGTTAATCAACTTTGTTCGACTTGCCACAGGGTGAGTAATCTTGAGCGAAGTTCTGGTTACAGTAAACAAGATTGGAATTCTCTTGTTAGTTACATGGTCGATGTTGATGCTTCAAACAAAAAATTAAATCAAATTAGTGAATATCTCGCTGAAAAATACCCTATCAACGATAAACGTGCATCAAAGGTCATTGAAGGCGATATAAAGCTGCAGTTTAAATACTGGCAGGTTCCTACATTGGGTCAAAGAGCGCGAGATCCTGTTCAAGGCAAAGATGGGATTATATGGTGGGTAGGACAATGGGGTAATATTCTAGGTCGACTTGATCCAATAAGCGGCGATTTGAAAGAGTATACGCTACCAGATGGTACCTACCCTCACAGTGTCTCGTTAGATAAAGATCTCAGACCATGGTTTTTGGGTAATAAGAACGGAACAGTTGGTTATTTAGATCTGAACACTGAAACATTCAAAGTGTTCAAGATGCCAGATAAAAATGCGCGAGATCCTCACACTGGTGTGTTCGATAACAAAGGTTTATTTTGGTTTACATTACAACACAGTAATATGATAGGTAAGTTAGACCCAAGCACTGGTGATATTCAATTAGTCTCTTTACCCACGCCAAACTCTCGCCCCTATGGGATTAAACTGGACTCAAATGGCACACCTTGGGTGTCATGCAATGGCTCTAACTGTCTCATTAAAGTTAATAAACAAACAATGGCATTAGATGAAATTACGCTACCAGGAAAGGAAACTCATACTCGCCGTCTCGCCATTACATCTGATGACATGGTGTATTATGTAAATTCTGGCATGGGTAAATTAGGTAAGTACAATACAAAAACAGGCGAAGTTTCGGAGTGGAATACTCCAAGTGGAAAGGAAAGCCATCCTTATGCTATCGAATATGCTGACGGCGCAATTTGGTTTAATGAGTCAGCTAAAAGACCAGAAACCTTAGTGAGATTTGATTTAAAAACACAGAAGATGCAGAGCTGGCAAATTCCAAGTAAAGAAGGCGTTTATTCAGGGCTAATTAGACATATGAGAATGGGTAATAACGGCTTAATTATTCATCAAACGACTACCAATCAATTAGCTGAAGTAACTTGGTCAAAATAA
- the nth gene encoding endonuclease III encodes MNKQKRYEMLTRLRDNNPKPETELNFASPFELLVAVTLSAQATDVSVNKATDKLFPVANTPQQIFDLGVEGLKTYIKTIGLYNNKAINVIKACEMLINLHDGEVPENREALEALPGVGRKTANVVLNTAFGWPTIAVDTHIFRMANRTKFAIGKNVDQVEEKMLKVTPAEFKVDVHHWFILHGRYTCIARKPRCGSCIIEDLCEFKDKID; translated from the coding sequence ATGAATAAACAAAAACGCTATGAAATGCTGACAAGGCTTAGGGATAATAACCCTAAGCCGGAAACAGAACTTAACTTTGCATCGCCGTTCGAGCTACTCGTTGCAGTGACACTATCAGCACAAGCAACCGATGTCAGTGTTAACAAAGCGACCGACAAGTTGTTTCCTGTAGCCAATACACCTCAACAGATATTTGATTTAGGTGTTGAAGGACTTAAAACCTACATTAAAACCATAGGTTTATATAACAACAAAGCCATTAACGTTATTAAAGCCTGTGAAATGCTGATTAACCTTCATGATGGCGAAGTCCCAGAAAATAGAGAAGCATTAGAAGCATTACCCGGAGTTGGTCGCAAAACCGCAAATGTGGTATTAAATACCGCGTTTGGCTGGCCAACTATTGCAGTCGATACCCATATTTTCAGAATGGCAAACCGGACTAAGTTTGCAATAGGTAAAAATGTCGATCAAGTTGAAGAAAAAATGCTTAAAGTGACACCTGCTGAATTTAAAGTAGATGTACACCATTGGTTTATCTTACATGGTCGCTATACCTGTATTGCTCGAAAACCGCGTTGTGGCAGCTGCATCATTGAAGACTTGTGCGAGTTTAAGGATAAAATAGACTAG
- the rsxG gene encoding electron transport complex subunit RsxG produces MFNIITRNGLILALFALCCTGLVASVNFFTQERIIEQQRKQLAGVLEQIIPTDLHDNELTEDCILVTNKEFLGTDEALPVYIAKMQQQPVAIAIEAIAPDGYNGDIKIILGVNNDNELLGVRTLTHQETPGLGDKIELRKSDWVLGFSGLLIDVDAKPFAVKKDGGDIDQFTGATITPRAYVKAINKALTFVSQNRETLYNTVNHCGREHD; encoded by the coding sequence ATGTTCAATATTATTACTAGAAACGGCCTCATTCTCGCCCTGTTTGCACTGTGTTGCACTGGCTTGGTCGCTTCAGTGAACTTTTTTACGCAAGAACGCATTATCGAGCAACAACGAAAGCAACTCGCAGGAGTATTAGAACAAATCATTCCCACTGATTTGCATGATAATGAATTAACCGAAGACTGCATTCTTGTCACCAATAAAGAGTTTTTGGGTACAGATGAAGCCCTACCTGTATATATTGCAAAAATGCAGCAACAACCTGTTGCTATTGCGATTGAAGCGATTGCACCAGATGGATACAACGGCGATATAAAAATTATTTTGGGTGTCAATAATGATAATGAGTTATTGGGTGTGAGAACGTTAACCCATCAAGAAACACCGGGCTTGGGTGATAAAATTGAATTACGCAAATCAGATTGGGTATTAGGTTTTAGCGGATTACTAATTGATGTAGACGCTAAACCTTTCGCCGTAAAAAAAGACGGTGGAGATATCGATCAGTTTACAGGTGCAACCATCACCCCACGCGCCTATGTTAAAGCGATTAATAAAGCGCTTACTTTTGTCAGCCAAAACCGTGAAACGCTTTATAACACCGTTAACCATTGTGGACGTGAACATGACTAA
- a CDS encoding electron transport complex subunit E, whose protein sequence is MTNYREIAWQGLWKNNPGLVQLLGLCPLLAVTATVTNALGLGLATLIVLVGSNVLVSLVREFVPKEIRIPVFVMIIAALVTCVQLLINAYAYGLYLSLGIFLPLIVTNCVIIGRAEAFASRNNVTSAAYDGLMMGIGFTAVLVVLGGMRELLGQGTLFDGAELLLGDWASSLTIQVFNVDTPFLLAMLPPGAFIAMGLLIALKNVIDTKIEQRKPQQAVETIARARITKVS, encoded by the coding sequence ATGACTAATTATCGCGAAATTGCATGGCAAGGACTTTGGAAAAATAACCCTGGCTTAGTACAACTCCTTGGTTTGTGCCCACTTCTTGCCGTAACCGCAACAGTAACTAATGCCTTAGGTTTAGGTTTGGCGACCTTAATTGTCTTAGTTGGTTCCAATGTATTGGTTTCTTTAGTACGTGAATTTGTACCAAAAGAAATTCGAATTCCCGTTTTTGTCATGATCATTGCAGCCCTAGTGACGTGCGTACAATTACTCATTAACGCCTATGCTTACGGACTATATTTATCATTAGGTATCTTTTTGCCACTTATCGTGACTAACTGCGTCATTATTGGCCGAGCTGAAGCATTTGCATCTCGCAATAATGTCACCAGCGCTGCCTATGACGGCTTAATGATGGGTATCGGTTTTACTGCTGTTCTAGTTGTTTTAGGCGGTATGCGTGAATTACTGGGTCAAGGCACATTATTTGATGGCGCCGAGTTGTTACTCGGTGATTGGGCAAGTTCGCTAACGATTCAAGTATTCAATGTCGACACCCCCTTCTTACTCGCCATGTTACCCCCAGGCGCATTTATAGCGATGGGGTTACTTATTGCGCTTAAGAATGTAATCGATACAAAAATTGAACAACGTAAACCTCAGCAAGCGGTAGAAACTATTGCCCGCGCTAGGATCACCAAAGTTAGCTAA